From the Microbacterium thalassium genome, one window contains:
- a CDS encoding LysR family transcriptional regulator: MSIPDLNQLRTFVVLYELRSLTATADFLHVTQPTVSYTLARLRERFADDLFRREGHVMVPTTRATQLFGPLHEALAQIESTVSNVADFDPRGFTGELSLGLTSIGEQTFLPPIMAALARENSSARLAVNRLDADQVEEELVRGTLDLAITVSLMDASRLWRTPVRDVEYVALSSGRHPLPPTSPEMFAGRGFVRVSSRGGHVYPLQLLLEHGLMPQVALTVEEYGTLPAVLQDTDLVTFLPRHVAEVFCGWFPVLRIAELPWPGQSTPVAVFTRRESSLSPAQRWFRRLVHGAVVEPGSEV; encoded by the coding sequence ATGTCAATACCCGACCTCAACCAGCTGCGGACCTTCGTCGTGCTCTACGAGCTGCGCAGCCTCACCGCCACGGCGGACTTCCTCCACGTCACCCAGCCGACCGTGAGCTACACGCTCGCGCGCCTGCGCGAGAGGTTCGCGGACGACCTCTTCCGCCGCGAGGGCCACGTCATGGTGCCGACGACACGAGCCACGCAGCTGTTCGGCCCCCTGCACGAAGCACTCGCCCAGATCGAATCGACCGTGAGCAATGTCGCCGACTTCGACCCGAGGGGCTTCACCGGCGAGCTCTCGCTCGGATTGACGTCGATCGGCGAGCAGACGTTCCTCCCCCCGATCATGGCCGCGCTCGCCCGCGAGAACTCGAGCGCGCGGCTCGCGGTGAACCGCCTCGATGCCGACCAGGTCGAGGAGGAGCTCGTGCGCGGGACTCTCGACCTGGCCATCACGGTGTCGCTGATGGATGCCTCGCGACTGTGGCGCACACCCGTGCGCGATGTCGAGTACGTCGCGCTGTCGTCGGGCCGGCATCCGCTTCCGCCGACGTCGCCGGAGATGTTCGCCGGCCGCGGCTTCGTGCGCGTGTCGTCGCGCGGCGGCCACGTCTACCCGCTTCAGCTCCTGCTCGAGCACGGCCTCATGCCGCAGGTCGCCCTCACCGTGGAGGAGTACGGCACGCTCCCCGCCGTGCTGCAGGACACCGACCTCGTCACCTTCCTCCCCCGGCACGTCGCCGAGGTGTTCTGCGGATGGTTCCCGGTGCTGCGGATCGCGGAGCTCCCATGGCCTGGTCAGTCGACGCCCGTCGCGGTCTTCACCAGGCGCGAGTCGAGCCTGTCCCCGGCGCAGCGGTGGTTCCGCCGTCTCGTCCACGGCGCGGTCGTGGAACCCGGCAGCGAGGTCTGA
- a CDS encoding amidohydrolase family protein gives MIIDIHGHYTTAPAQLGAWRDLQIAFTEGQGEAPDPATLTISDDDIRETIEANQLRLMNDRGSDITVFSPRASFMAHHIGDLAVSKTWARICNDLVARVSELFPDRFMMGAMLPQSPGEDPATAVDELVRAVEELGAVEINLNPDPSGGLWTAPALTDRSWYPIYEKLVEYEIPAMIHVSTSCKPQFHTTGDHYLGADTTAFMQLLKGDLFRDFPDLKFVIPHGGGAVPYHWGRFRGLAMALKKPELEEHLLNNVFFDTCVYHQPGINLLTEVIPTDNILFASEMIGAVRDIDPRTGHYFDDTKRYVDGTPNLTDAERAQVFEGNARRVYPRVDRALTARGL, from the coding sequence GTGATCATCGACATCCACGGCCACTACACGACCGCACCCGCTCAGCTGGGCGCGTGGCGTGACCTGCAGATCGCCTTCACCGAGGGTCAGGGCGAGGCGCCCGACCCCGCGACGCTGACGATCAGCGATGACGACATCCGCGAGACCATCGAGGCCAACCAGCTGCGGCTCATGAACGACCGCGGCAGCGACATCACCGTCTTCAGCCCGCGCGCCTCCTTCATGGCGCACCACATCGGCGACCTCGCGGTCAGCAAGACGTGGGCCCGCATCTGCAACGACCTGGTCGCCCGCGTCAGCGAGCTGTTCCCCGACCGCTTCATGATGGGCGCGATGCTCCCGCAGTCGCCGGGCGAAGACCCCGCGACCGCCGTGGACGAGCTGGTCCGAGCCGTCGAAGAGCTCGGCGCCGTCGAGATCAACCTCAACCCCGACCCGTCCGGCGGCCTGTGGACCGCGCCGGCGCTCACCGACCGTTCGTGGTACCCGATCTACGAGAAGCTCGTCGAGTACGAGATCCCCGCGATGATCCACGTGTCGACCTCGTGCAAGCCGCAGTTCCACACCACGGGCGACCACTACCTCGGCGCCGACACGACCGCCTTCATGCAGCTGCTCAAGGGCGACCTGTTCCGCGACTTCCCCGACCTGAAGTTCGTCATCCCGCACGGCGGCGGCGCCGTGCCGTACCACTGGGGCCGGTTCCGCGGCCTCGCGATGGCGCTGAAGAAGCCCGAGCTCGAGGAGCACCTGCTGAACAACGTGTTCTTCGACACGTGCGTCTACCACCAGCCCGGGATCAACCTGCTCACCGAGGTGATCCCGACCGACAACATCCTGTTCGCGAGCGAGATGATCGGCGCCGTCCGCGACATCGACCCGCGCACCGGCCACTACTTCGACGACACCAAGCGCTACGTCGACGGAACGCCCAACCTGACGGATGCCGAGCGCGCCCAGGTCTTCGAGGGCAACGCCCGCCGCGTCTACCCGCGCGTCGACCGCGCGCTGACCGCCCGGGGACTGTGA